One region of Salvia miltiorrhiza cultivar Shanhuang (shh) chromosome 3, IMPLAD_Smil_shh, whole genome shotgun sequence genomic DNA includes:
- the LOC131018443 gene encoding uncharacterized protein LOC131018443 has product MAESTDKPSSSQTPVEVAGGSFPLAPSPKGSPKGSTTESSVGADVDPVSLQMVEIPINPEPISTVPPLENVHSKMAPDSSAKVDENLTKGKTSLPNPTVHATSEKSTGLPAVGVTQHQTSLPTPSGESIPSSKEESAYASPDTSLEKIGEIAKEALLDLASQPGSDVDKASAVAEEECVAGDIPTSMDVDDSEKIPDVGQDVDPEESTDVIDVDTFVPDKKSRKRKAGVASLRRSSSREDSDVGPTSQPPVLKPKVEHSPTSKSGKVSSTSHTTSPRISCSGSSSESEVEVSKSYSTRFYTREAKNALKVLAARKFHNDRRADEDFFSKYRLDILLQDRGMWGTVVNVFPYDADIVREFYVNLMTEAFDPKSVKFGKVFVRGKVFGFSPTAINKACFTANTNTDDVEVNDDEMTRELTGGKLKAWTSKFAASTLSWKYSVLHKIAVYNWLPSKNTTALTKEQAEFIFKVGKPLAFNFGEQVFANISRAAFKSTGGSMLPFPSLIYNLLVQQKLKEREEIVLVEEKNLLEFSKTLLTPDRVKDLPYEPPRAGPTLSSQPDDEADSAEAEIDMYGEDEDVDRATSPDVALDVSNIISVKAHLTRETSTSRKGKEPAGDSEVEIDLDVAELIKAREDLLKLKRQVQLMVDRTIKMGQDMLARVETAKERMFQTFYSSKLPYEITIHPPDPVTTKGSGKRLSSTYEKELNKAKKPKRRCKKCGRLARHDSRNCGKVDEDESDDD; this is encoded by the exons ATGGCCGAATCAACCGACAAACCCTCGTCTTCTCAAACTCCGGTGGAAGTCGCAGGAGGATCTTTTCCTCTAGCTCCTTCTCCAAAAGGCTCTCCGAAGGGAAGCACCACTGAATCGTCTGTAGGGGCTGATGTTGATCCTGTCTCTCTGCAAATGGTAGAAATTCCCATCAACCCTGAGCCGATCTCCACTGTTCCTCCCCTTGAGAATGTTCATTCAAAAATGGCGCCTGATTCCTCTGCGAAAGTTGACGAAAATCTCACGAAGGGGAAAACTTCTCTTCCAAACCCCACTGTTCATGCAACCTCGGAAAAATCCACAGGACTTCCAGCTGTTGGTGTTACTCAACATCAAACTTCACTTCCTACTCCAAGCGGAGAGTCAATTCCGTCTTCAAAAGAGGAATCAGCGTATGCTTCTCCAGATACCTCTTTGGAGAAAATTGGGGAAATTGCCAAAGAGGCCCTGCTTGATCTTGCTTCACAACCGGGGTCAGATGTTGATAAAGCTTCTGCTGTTGCTGAAGAAGAATGTGTCGCTGGAGATATTCCCACATCCATGGATGTTGATGATTCTGAAAAAATTCCTGATGTTGGTCAGGATGTTGATCCAGAAGAAAGCACAGATGTTATTGATGTTGACACCTTTGTCCCTGACAAGAAAAGCCGAAAACGTAAAGCTGGAGTGGCCTCTCTCAGGAGGTCCTCAAG CCGAGAAGACAGTGATGTGGGTCCAACATCACAGCCTCCTGTTCTCAAGCCAAAGGTTGAGCATTCTCCCACCTCAAAGAGCGGAAAGGTATCCTCTACCTCTCATACTACCTCCCCTCGCATCAGCTGCTCTGGAAGCTCCTCTGAATCAGAGGTTGAGGTTAGTAAGTCATACTCCACTCGTTTTTACACTCGTGAAGCAAAGAATGCTCTCAAAGTGTTGGCTGCTAGGAAGTTTCATAATGATAGACGTGCGGATGAGGATTTCTTTTCAAAGTATAGGCTTGATATTCTCTTGCAAGATAGGGGTATGTGGGGTACGGTTGTAAATGTTTTTCCCTATGATGCTGACATTGTTAGGGAGTTCTATGTTAATCTGATGACAGAAGCCTTTGACCCAAAATCTGTCAAATTTGGGAAAGTATTTGTTAGGGGTAAGGTCTTTGGTTTCTCCCCAACTGCCATTAACAAAGCATGTTTCACTGCGAATACCAACActgatgatgttgaggttaATGATGATGAGATGACTAGGGAGTTGACTGGAGGGAAACTTAAGGCTTGGACCTCGAAGTTTGCTGCATCCACTTTGTCTTGGAAATATTCTGTGCTTCACAAGATTGCCGTTTACAACTGGCTTCCAAGCAAAAACACTACTGCTCTAACCAAGGAACAAGCTGAATTTATCTTTAAAGTTGGTAAGCCTCTGGCTTTCAACTTTGGTGAGCAAGTGTTTGCTAACATCTCTCGTGCAGCCTTTAAATCCACAGGTGGAAGTATGCTTCCCTTTCCAAGCCTCATCTACAATCTCTTGGTTCAGCAAAAACTtaaggagagagaggaaattGTGCTTGTTGAAGAGAAGAATCTACTTGAGTTTTCCAAAACCCTCCTCACTCCTGATCGTGTCAAAGATCTTCCCTACGAACCTCCACGTGCTGGTCCTACCTTGTCTTCTCAGCCTGATGATGAAGCTGACTCTGCTGAAGCTGAGATTGACATGTATGGTGAAGACGAAGATGTTGATCGTGCGACTTCTCCTGATGTTGCACTTGATGTTTCCAACATCATCTCTGTCAAAGCACATCTCACTAGAGAAACATCCACATCTCGTAAAGGCAAGGAACCAGCTGGAGATTCAGAAGTAGAGATTGATCTTGATGTTGCAGAGCTCATCAAGGCCAGAGAGGATCTTCTCAAGCTCAAAAGACAAGTGCAGTTGATGGTGGATCGGACGATCAAGATGGGACAGGACATGCTTGCCCGGGTCGAAA CTGCCAAGGAACGTATGTTTCAGACGTTCTACAGCTCCAAACTCCCTTATGAAATTACCATTCATCCGCCCGACCCTGTTACAACAAAGGGTAGTGGAAAGCGGTTGAGCTCTACCTATGAGAAAGAGCTTAACAAGGCAAAGAAGCCAAAGAGACGATGCAAGAAATGTGGGCGTTTGGCCAGGCACGATTCGCGCAACTGCGGGAAGGTTGACGAGGATGAAAGTGATGATGATTAA